The genomic segment ACAACGGAAACGCCGGACAATCTCTTCAGAACACCCTCCGGCCCCCCCCCGACCCTATCTCTCTCCCCCGGCTCTATCTCCCCGGCCCTATCCCTCCCTCCGACCCTATCCCTCTCCCCCCCCCGACCCGTGGGGGGAGGGGAAGGATAGTGTCTTGGCAGTGGAGCTCCGTTGCCTGTATTCCCTACGGTTCCTGCTTTCCAGACATGCCAGGGAGGCAGCCCAGTtaatcaacaaagaaaaaaaaatgtactgggcTCCCTGGGAGACGGGCAGGGTGAAAGGTCAGGAGTGCAGTCCCTTCTGGTCAATTAAAACCCATTCAGCTTCACAGGACTGCCCATTCTCTCTCTTTATATACCTATCTGTttatctctgtctgtctttctgtttttaaatctatCTGTCTGCTGGTAAAAAGCATGTCCATGAAAAATAACGAATTCCCGCGAAATACAGCGATTGATGTTCGTATTCCTATAAAACGTatttaatgtgacattattaaCAGAAGTATAACTGCATTcagtgtgtggtttgtttttgtttttttctgattctgTGCAATGATAAATCTGCTTCCTACTTTGTGCTAGCTGTCTACCTACcttctattttttaatttgcagattGCTCCAATACTGATGACACAAGTTAATTTTGATTAATATctgaaacaaagtttattttcctttatcTGGGGCTGTTTCTCCAGTGCGCATTAGtccagttttgttttatgtgGTTCACACTCAGTTATTTATATCACACTTTACAAAGAATCTTGAATAAAAGCACAGCTACATAGGGGATATGTTCCAATTGCAATATGTGTTGAACAGATGACATAACTAAACACTTGAAAACACTACCCTTTAAATTGCTGCTTGGCTTTCTCCTAGTGTCCGTAAATTTAGCTATAATGtgtcacaagctttcaagacttggggttaattattgtttagttagtccaattaaaaggtatcacatctccttgtCTTTGTCTATCATCTGTGGACACAGGGCTATCAACGGCTATAACATGTACTAAAATGTGAACACAAATATAATATGATGCGGCATCCCACATGTTTACCTGTTAGGGATGCATTTGTTAATCATACACTGTGAATAAAATCTAATCAAATTATCTGCAAGGTAATATGCTTGGCCCAGGAGCAAAGGGCAGTGAAATAAACATTATTCATTGTATAGTATGGATTACACAACAGTACAAAGGTTAATATGGCGAGTCTACttcctaattgttttttttttctccttatgaCTCTTTGAAAACTATGAGAAAATGGGAATGAACCActaggaattatatatatatttatttataactatatttattacagtacaggaaCCATTAAAGATTCTACTGTGTAACTTAaacatgtgtgatttttttaaatatgtttttcaaagaGAGATGAAATGATTGCCGACCAGGCAAAAACTAGAAACAAATCACTGCGATAAAGATAGCTGCCGTTTGCTTTGCTTGCATTTCATGCAGTTTTgctagcattaaaaaaaaaaaaaaaaaattccatcatGATGTCGCTGTTGTTGTTACTATATGGTACTTTTGTAAAATCCCCACATGGATACGATAATCATTACAATTAGTGTAAACTGCAGGAAGGAGGGAGCAATTGCTATTCTGGGCAGTTTCTTATTAGCTGCATTCTGTTGAAAATCTTGTTTTCCTtcctgaaaatgtgtgtttgctttaAAGCAGGCCCCAGAAGACGTCCCTCCCTCTCAgacgctcttttttttttttttttaacattctttctgtttttaaatttgaactgTAGATTTGTTGCAATCTcccaaatgcacacacacacacacacacacacacacacacacaaatatatattatatctgctTGAGTAGAAACACAGTTATTTCTCCCTCAGTTGAAGCTGCTTGCCTTTTTCttgctctctctttttttttttttacagcctgaTTTTGTacagcacagctcattttatgatcCTCGGCACtacactgcatattttttttcacagtccGCTCTCTTTAATTTCAAAGCCTGGGAACCGCTTGAGAGCCTTCCTTTCACACAGCTCTGCAGGGATGTAAGTAGGGCAAAGCGAGACCAATATAGTTTTCCCCTCTCTTCCTTGAACCGCATTCACAAGCCTGTCACTACCAGAGAAGAAGCAATAAAGGTCACAGACTTTGTCTGGAGTGTAACCTGTGCAATATgctgcaggagcagcagcagcagcagcagcagacggCTCTCCTGCGTGGAAAAATAATGGGGAAGGAAtgaggaggaaaacaaaagcaaaacgaGTTCTCGACCCtggaaatgaagaaaaacaacaagaaaacgaagaggaagaaggaggagaaggagaagaaaCAGAGGTAAGAATGTGTGCCCTGCAAagttgccagttttttttttttggtgttttttttttttttttttgtcacgagGATAGATTGTAATTAAACAGGGCTCGACTGTTTTACAGCACGGGCTGCAGCTgaagagaagaaaacaaatgcaGGCTGCCAGGGAGAGAGCAGACGGAAATTCATCACTAGCAGCCAGCCTCCACAAGCCCAGAATGGAGGTCGGTACTGACGaggtttttgtatttattttttgctgtttttttatttttatttgccgtACGGTTCTGTACGTGCATTCTGTAGCAGCACCATGTTAAaagaatagcttttttttttttttttttttttttttaattcaacccAAATGTGTTCGTGGTAGGCCTTCCTTTCTTTTAGTGAATGTAAAATGTATGCTGTTTTCAAACGTATTCACTGGCCCAGTAATTGCATGGCACTACGTTTTTTGTCCTATGACTTtaactattgttttattttttaaagctagaaAGTGCCTTattgtacatttatatattttttatatatattcttagaatatctttttttttttttttaaacacttgccATATGTAGCACATCCTTAGATGTAAACAAGTTGTCCCTTAGATGACATGAGTAATTTCTTATGCAAATAGATCCctcaatatgtattttgtaatgccCAGTTTCAGTCGATGGCTCATAGGTGCTTGGTTGGTAGGTGTTTCCCGTGAAACATTCTGGTAAATAATGACCCTATGAGTCATTCTCAGGAACACACTTTGTTGCAGAACTTGACTTACAGTCAGTAAAACACAGAGAACTATTTGCATTTGAAATTTGCACCCTGTGGGTTTGGCACAATGAACAGGTACTGCCCCAGTGGCCCTACACCCTACTGGAACAATAgtgacaagtgtttttttttttatttatttttgtctaacCCCAGTATATAAGctcagaaaaaattaaaataaaaactattattaatattaattatcttttctttttctttgcatAGGGATTTGATTTAGAAGCTAATAATCTGGACAACACATCTGATTGCGACTCCACTAGAGAGGTAATGCTTCACGAACACAAtgccacctttttaaaaaaagaaaggctgCCCTTTTCTGGCTGTTTTACACATTTGGCATGATGACGATGGgttcatccttttttttcttgctgttacAGGAATCTGATTATTTGCAGTCAAGGCCTAAATCGGAGCTAATCGCAATGGTTCTGTGCATGCAAAGGGAAATGGAGGGTTTGAGAGAACAAATACGCTGCCTCACaggtaatcacacacacacacacacacacacacacacacacacacacacacacacccgtacGCGCCCTTTATTACAGCAATTATCAAATTATTTGAACTCATGCATTCCAATTCTTGTTCAGATTTACTTAGTACAGAATGAGACGTTTAAAGCTCTCCCATGGCCCCAACAGTGCTCTCAAACACTCTCCAAACACAGCTGgcacaccacagtgtaaccataAACATACCCCCCCTGCAACATTCACATTGGTTCCACGTGGTATTCCTAACTGATGTGTTTCTGACAAACACTTACGACAGAGTGTTGCAGTGGGGACAGGTTAGCGGTTACACCCGGAAGTTCGAGAGAGACAGCAGAcatgtttgagaaccactgggctgttttattttttttttttaagtcaccaGCATGTGATGAGTTATACAGAAACAAATATAAGAAGCAAATCCAAGAAGAGGAATATGAAGATACTGGTTaagataaaatgtaaaaacatgaagagttcaaaacaacaaacttttttgaccaaaaaaaaaaagacctcagCTTTGCCACTAAACTTGCTGTTTTAGTGTTTGCAAATCTGACGGTTTAACAGTTTGGTTGATAAAACTGCGATGTCTCATTCAGACCCGTAGCTTTGAAAGTTTCTCTTTGAATGTCTTTCTATGCGTGTCTTTGACAGCTTGCGGGAAGCTAGCCCGGAACATCGAGGCTCTGATTGAGAAAACTCAAACCTGGGTGAGTGGAGACGACAGCAAGCCTGCTGCCCTCGACGTGCAGGACGTTCAGACGGGTGGTCAGCAGGCAGTCATTCCAGCTGTGATGCCAGCCGCTGCAGTGGTCAACAGGCAGTGGGTTGAACAGACCTCCCAGGGAGAGGGGATTCTGATAGAGTCGGAGCAGGAGCCACAGAGGAAAGGACTGTACGTTCTCCCTGAGGTATGGGCACCAGATCAGaatacatatctatatatctatctcaaGGCTTATTTGCATGGTAAAAATGATTTCCCCATGACTAAGACTATGCACTAGATTAACTATAGATTAACAATAGCTTCCACTAATTCCCCATGCTTTACTGCACCTTTctaggatttaaaaaagaaagaaaaaacaggtgGGGAAAGTTAActtaaaaggaattaaaaaaacaaaaaaaacaaaaaaaaccagatTGTAAATAACGACGACCAAAATtaaaaatccaattttttttttttagtatataacGCAGGATCTTCTAGACCACTGCAACACCACTGCGACGGCTCAGAAGCTGACCAACGACCTCCTGCGAGGGCTGTACGAGAGGGAGTGCCTGGCGTCCCACTCCATCTCCGGAATCGTTTACAACAAAAAGGGACGCCCCAAGCCAGCCCTCCCGGCAGACGAAGTCCAGGCTGTATTAAGTGAGCCCAACTGATTACTTGATGAGCGGCGAACCTCGTCCCCCTGTGTGAAAGCGCGACGAGGGCTCGGTTTCACTAATCTGGAGGTCCAAATCAATCTCACTGATGTTTCCCCTCCAGCACCGTCAATTTATTCATTGGCCTCCAAATTAGCATAACCTTTcagtctccaattttttttttcattatttttatttaaattataaaaaatgctaCATACACTACACACAAACAGAATGGAATAGCGGTTTATAAGTGTTAAGGTGGGGTTATTAAAATTTAATAACCCCACTTAGGACCCAAACATTTGAAGTGGTGACTTTGCGTTAACTTCATCTAGACCATGCAggattttatagacttcaatcaagtcccctctttcgcTTTTTTTTCCTCTTGGCTGAAgacgtttaatttttttttaaccatgtccTCACAGCTCATGCCAGCGAGTCCTGGGGTCGGCCTTGTCTTCTCAAGTGCAATAACGTCTTTTTAAAAAGTTCTTCATAGTGACTTGACCAAAACTGGACACAGTAGCCTAGGTTTGGGGTAGGGGGCTTTCCTAGAGCTGTATTCCACTGAACGATTGCTACGTCCTGCATACAgtaattcatgttttgttttttcatgcttTTACAGGAACGGTGCAGCATTTTTTCCCTGGAAAGACCGATGCCGAGATTAAAGGCTACATCAGGCAAAAACTGCAAAACGAAGCCAAGAGGCTGAGAAGAAAACCACAGCCTCCCGAAATCAAGGACAGCTGAACACCTCTGtcaaggaaggaaggaaggaagggagggAGAGAACCCTTTCT from the Polyodon spathula isolate WHYD16114869_AA chromosome 28, ASM1765450v1, whole genome shotgun sequence genome contains:
- the LOC121301723 gene encoding uncharacterized protein LOC121301723; protein product: MRRKTKAKRVLDPGNEEKQQENEEEEGGEGEETEHGLQLKRRKQMQAARERADGNSSLAASLHKPRMEGFDLEANNLDNTSDCDSTREESDYLQSRPKSELIAMVLCMQREMEGLREQIRCLTACGKLARNIEALIEKTQTWVSGDDSKPAALDVQDVQTGGQQAVIPAVMPAAAVVNRQWVEQTSQGEGILIESEQEPQRKGLYVLPEYITQDLLDHCNTTATAQKLTNDLLRGLYERECLASHSISGIVYNKKGRPKPALPADEVQAVLRTVQHFFPGKTDAEIKGYIRQKLQNEAKRLRRKPQPPEIKDS